A segment of the Deltaproteobacteria bacterium genome:
CTGTTTTGCCAGGCAAAACAGGGGGAAAACAACTCGCGTTAAAAGTTTTGGAGGGAGTCTGAGGGAACCTTTTACAAAAGGTTCCCTCAGGATAATTAAGCGATGCTCTTATCGTGCGGGGTTGTGTTTTGCGGCGAGTTCGTCGGCAAGTCGGGCCGCCGCCACATCGAAGAAGCTCTTTTCCTTTTCCACGCCGATGAACTTCCTTCCAAGCCTCAGCGCCGCAACGCCGGTGGTGCCGCTGCCCATGAAGGGGTCGAGGACGACGTCGCCCTCGGCGGTGGAGGCCGCCACGATGCGTTCGAGAAGCTCCTCGGGCTTCTGCGTGGGGTGTCTGCCGTGGCGTTTTTCTTCGCCCCGGGGCGCGGCCACGGCCCATACGCTTCGCATCTGCCTGCCGGGAGCCTTGAGGAAGTCCCTGGGGAAGGCGCCCTCTTTCATGGCCGTGTAATTGAAGGTGTGTCTGCCTTTCTTCGACCTGCGCGCCCATATGAGCGTTTCGTGGCTCGCCGTGAAGTAGCGGCACGAGAGGTTGGGGCTTGCGTTGGGCTTGTACCAGCAGATGTCGTTGAGTATGTGGCAGCCTTCGAGCTGGAGGGCGAAGCCGCAGGCGTAGATGCTGTGGTAGGTGCCCGAGACCCAGATGGTCCCGTGGGGCTTGAGCACCCTGCGGCAAGCCGAAATCCACTCCCTGTGGAACTGAAAGTCCTTTTCGACGCCCCGGCTTCTGTCCCAGGCGCCCTTGTTGACGCTCACGGCGCGGCCGCTCCGGCAGGTGAAGCCGTCGTTTGAGAGGTTGTAGGGCGGGTCGGCGAAGACCATGTCTGCGCTTGCGGCGGGCAGGGCGGCGAGCACGTCGAGACAGTCGCCGAGGTATATGTCGCACTCCCGCCCGAGCCTTCGGCGTTCCCCGGGGATATTGTCCGTCATTTCGCCGTCTTCCGTTCCATTGCGGCCCTCTCCTGCCTGCGCCCTCGGCCAGTGACGTCAAGATAGCGCCGGCCGCTCCCCTCTGTCAAGGCGAAAGAGGCGCGCAGTTGACCGGCCGGAGATTGTGTAATATAATTTTGTGTAAAAACCGAACCTTTGTGGAGAAGGGGCCTGAGAGCGACGGCTCGCCCCTTCCGCCTCGAACGGGCCGGTCCGCACCGTCCGGTAAGGATCGGCCGGTACCACCGCTGCCGCGGCGCCGCGCTCTCCCCGGCGGAAACAGCTATGTCCAAACCTACGCTTCTCATAGTGGAGGACGACGAAGGCGTGGCCACCCAGATGCGCTGGGCCTTCATCGACGACTACGAGGTGCTTCAGGCCGACAACCGCGCCGCGGCCCTCGATGTGATGCGTTCGGCCTCGCCGTCGGTCGTCATGCTCGACCTCGGTCTCCCGCCCGATCCCTCGGGCAGCTCCGAGGGGCTTCGGGCCATAAGGGAGATGATCGAGGCCGACCCGGCGGTGAAGATACTGACCATCACGGGCCGCGCCGAGAAGGCCAACGCCCTCAAGGCCATAGAGTACGGGGCCTTCGACTTCTTCAGCAAGCCTCTTGACCTCGACGAGGTGAAGATCACCGTCAAGCGGGCCCTCCACGTCTCCATGCTCGAGCGGGAGAACATGGAGCTTCGCCGCGAGCTCGACGGGTCGGGTCTCGAGGGGATGGTGGGCATGAGCCCGGCCATGCAGGACGTCTTCGGCCATATCCGCAAGGTGGCCACCGTCGATATCTCGGTGCTCATCCTCGGCGAGTCGGGTACGGGCAAGGAGCTGGCCGCCAGGGCGATACACAACCTCAGCAA
Coding sequences within it:
- a CDS encoding site-specific DNA-methyltransferase encodes the protein MTDNIPGERRRLGRECDIYLGDCLDVLAALPAASADMVFADPPYNLSNDGFTCRSGRAVSVNKGAWDRSRGVEKDFQFHREWISACRRVLKPHGTIWVSGTYHSIYACGFALQLEGCHILNDICWYKPNASPNLSCRYFTASHETLIWARRSKKGRHTFNYTAMKEGAFPRDFLKAPGRQMRSVWAVAAPRGEEKRHGRHPTQKPEELLERIVAASTAEGDVVLDPFMGSGTTGVAALRLGRKFIGVEKEKSFFDVAAARLADELAAKHNPAR